The nucleotide sequence ACCTTCAAAATATCGTTCTGTGTTAAAACAGCACCATTCCATTTAGGAGTCATCCATTTCCCGGCAAGCAGTTCCTCAGGATTTTCTAGGTCTTCAATTTTCTCTTTCGACCAAAAGCTAAGGTAGAAATAAGGAACATCAATCATATCATCTGGAATAGCCAAACCAATACCAATATACTTCAATAGCTCGCCATCTTTTCCATATTCAATAGGAATTAATGCTCTTGTATCAAAATGATGAGGCCAAATTCTAATATCTACTTTCTGTCTCATTTGTTCTAAAACTTCTTTTAAAACTAATTCAGCATTATGTCTTAATATGACATTTTCCTCAAAGCCATCTATATCATCAAAGGTCACAAAAGCACCTCGATCTAAAGGATGTTCCTCCAGTTGATAATGCATCTCCATCTTCATATGATCCGCATTGATACCTACACCAAACAACATGGTTTTCATCCATTTGAATATTTTGGCTTTAGTTTTTCCTTCTAATGCAAATTTATTAAGAATTTCTGATTTGGAATTTAATATCATCATATCTAACTCAATGGCATCAATAGCTAAGAAGTGTCCATTGGATAAAGTCTTACCAATAAACCAGCTTCTGTCGGTATCAAAAATAATATTTGTATGACTGTCATCCGCCTTTTCTGTGGTGAGATATTTCCCAACCATGGCTAAAAACTGAATGACTTGATGTTGTATTACCAAACCCATTTTGGTGTGTTGCTCGTACTTAGAGCTAATGGCTTTCCATTGCATGCTTATCCCTTCTTAATTTTTTAATAAAAAATACTCTAGCTCATTCTCTTAGTAATCGTGGGAGTATTTTGTTCTGATGGTTGTTCTGCAAAAATAGGATTAATAAATGAATTAAGACAATACTTTCCTTTATTTTTCTATCTTAACACCTCTCCAAAAAGCAACATAGTTTTTTGTCTTATCGGCTAGTGATGATGGACTTGGGTAATACCATGCTGCATCTTTGTTCACTTCGCCGTTCACTATCACATCATAATAGGTTGCTGAGCCTTTCCAGTGGCATACAGTATGGGTTTTGCTATTCTTAAGAAACTCTGTATTTACAGATTCTCGAGGGAAATATTGATTTCCTTCTACATTAATTGTTTCATCACTTTCGGCGATTATTCTATCATTCCAAATTGCTTTCATAATTTTGTGTTTTTGAAGGTGCAAAATATTTGTGGTTTACAGAAATAAATTGCAACAGAATTGTTTAATGTAGTCGTTCTTAGACACTATAACTTACAATCTATATTAACAAAACATTAGGAGTGATTCAAATTATGAAATAATTGCTTTTCATTTTGAGGTGAAATTTAGCACCTATATATACCTATTTATCAATACTACACCATCAGTTATGTTTTTAAGCGTCTACTTCTATAGAGGAATCAAAAAAGAAATCATTCAATAAATTATAATATTCTTCAAAAAAAGCGATGTTTCAGAAATAGATTCTTAATAATCAAAGCCTTAAGAATTACACAACAGTTTTATTCATTTAATTCCCAAAGCGAGTTTAGGTAGTAATGGCGGCTATCGTAAAAGCTATGGCTTACTTTAAAACCTGAAGAATTTGCTAAATCATTAATCAT is from Lentimicrobium sp. L6 and encodes:
- a CDS encoding DUF427 domain-containing protein → MKAIWNDRIIAESDETINVEGNQYFPRESVNTEFLKNSKTHTVCHWKGSATYYDVIVNGEVNKDAAWYYPSPSSLADKTKNYVAFWRGVKIEK